The genomic stretch TTGCACTCTGGCCTCTGGCCTTGAATTCTGGGATctggggtcgggggtgggggccTGAGCCGCTCTTGTACTCTGGCCTTGGCCTTGAGTTCTGGGATCTGGGGTTGGGGGTTCTGAGCTGCCCTTGCACCCTGCCGTCAGGACCCCAGgccttccctcagcccctgggTATGGCCCTCAGAGTGCAGTTTGGCTCCTGGACCTTCATGATTTGCTGAGGGTGGGGTCACTTATGCTCAGACCAGGAAAGGGTGTcccgggaggaggagcagagcccTGCCTCATCCCCACAAGCTGTTTTTGGAGTCCCTCCATGCCCCCCAGCCCTGTGTATCCCGGGTCCATACACACCTCCAGCCTTGGTGGGGGTGACATGGCTGGGCGACTTTGCAGCAGTGATGTTCTGAACCTTGTCGCATGTAGTGGAGCGGTGGGTGCCTGTGGGTGGCCAACCCATCGAGATAGGTGGGTACCCAGTAAATCCATTCCTTCTAAACCAGAAGTTGAGCACGGGCCCAGTGCACTTGCAGGTTTGCACAAAAGTCTGTTGGGATGACATGCAACTCAAGCCAGCATGGAGCGATGACTATACAACCCAGCACTTGGCATTTGATCCCTCTGGATTGTCTGTGGACAGATTCTGGGGGCCTGAGGCCAGAGCTGAGGGTAGCGTGAGGTGTGGCCCCCGGGCAGCCTTCTGGGGGACGGTGGGCAGGGACATAGGGAGTTTCCATCCTGCACCTCCAGGCAGAGTGGTCCTGCCACCTGAGACCAGGGATGATGGCGCTGCCCTGCTCAGGGGACCCCAGGTGCAGGGGAGGGCATTGATGGCCACGCACCTGTGCCTCCCTTGCCCTCCTGCCACCGCCAGGCAGCCAGGGAGGAAGCCAGGTCTGGTGGGCAGGGTCAGGGTactgtgggggaggagggacccCTGGGTCCCCCGTGGTTGCCTTATCAGCGGTGCCAGGTGGGGCCAtccccagggtgggggcagcatCTCCTCGGGCCTGTTATCGGTCCCAGAGTCCACAGGACGCTCCTCGGGTTAACGTGTAACCACAcactgtcccctccacccccaaagcCACCCGTGCCCACACACGCGCTACTCTGGGTAGTCATAGACCGACATGGACGCCTGGGAAGAGGGTCTGCCGGGAAAGCCTTGCTTCTTAGTCCAAGTGAGATGCCGGGTGTGGGAGGGGGTTAGGCCTGGGTTCTGGGGAACCTGAGCAGCCTGTGGGAATCAGGGGGCCCTGCCCTCTCTGGAGGCTAGACATCCTGGTCCCTGAGCAGAAGCTCCCCGCAACAGACAGCATGACTCTGGTTCCTGGGTTAGGGTGCAGTGGGGCCCCACCACCTAGTCCTGGCTATTGGGGCCTGCCCCCCAGGGGCCCGGAGCTGGCTGGGCTCTAGGGACTCCATGACCCCCTTGTCTCTCAAAGCAGCCACGCCTGTGCTGGTGGTTGAGCCCCTTCTTCCTCACCTGTGCTGTCTACTTCCTCCTCTGGATCCCTGAAGACCAGGTATCCTGGGTCAGCGCCCTCGTCAAGTGCCTGCCTGTGCTGTGCCTGGCGGCGTCCCTGCAGGCTGTGCGAGGGGGCAGGGGCTACCACACACGCCTGCAGGGGGCCCTCCTGTCCTCAGCTGTGGGGGATGCCTGCCTCATCTGGCCTGAGGCCTTTCTCTATGGTGAGTGGGGCCGCACTATGGTTTCTGGACTCCACCTGGACACGAACCCCTGCTCTCACAGAGCCCTTGTTCCCCTAGGGTATCAGGAAGCAGCAGTGCCTTAGGAGGTGGGAGTGGTGTGGAGGGACAGCAAGGAGGGGCTTCAGGTGTAGCAGTCTTGAGTAGCTGGTCAAGGATGGCCTCACCAAGGAGGTAATGTCTCAAGAGTGCAGGAACCACCTGAGGAAGGATGGTCTGGGCAGAGGGActggcaagtgcaaaggccctggggtgggactGCTGGCAGGTCAGaacaggtgggtggggagagccGAGTGGGGAGCAGAACACAGGGACAGTTGTAAGCAGAGTGAGGATGGGATGCAGTATGCTGTAAGGAGAGAAGAGCTCTGCATCATGGGGGCTGGTACCATCCCAGCAGATGGGGATGGTGTGGCCAGGGTGCATGCTGCTGCAAGGGGCAGTCCTTTCCTCAGGCTCTGAGCTGCAAGGTGGCCACGTGGGAGCAAGCAACAGGTCCTGTCTCCTCCAGGTGTGGCTGCCTTCACCATGGCCCACCTGCTCTACCTCTGGGCCTTTGGCCTCACTCCCCTGCGGCCAGGCCTCCTGCTGCCCGTCGCCCTGGTCTCCGTCCTGTATTACGGCCTCCTGCTGCTCCACCTCCCAGCCAGCATGGTCCCGGCCCTGGCGGCCTATTCCTTGGTCCTGGCCTCCATGCTGTGGCGCGGCCTGGCCAGAGGTGGGACCGTCTGCTGGGGTGCCCTGCTCTTCACGCTCTCGGATTCAGTGCTGGCCTGGGATACCTTCGTCCAGCCACTGCCCCACGCCCGCCAGGTGGTCATGACCACCTACTATGCTGCCCAGCTCCTCATCACCCTGTCAGCCTTCCAGAGCCGCAGGCTCAAGACCACCTGACTGGGGTGGCAACATCCTGGGGCTCCCAGACCGGCCCCACTACTTGACACGGTGAGAACTGTATGTGGAAATCCACGTCTGTTGCCAAGGCCCTGCCACCTTCCCTCTGTTCTGACTCTGGATTCCAGACCCTACCCCCACAGCCTctcacctgcctccacctgccctcctctcctcGGCCCTGATCTATTTTGTGCCCAAGTAAAGTGGACAGTAAAACAGTCACATCTCTGTTATGTGGGGGAGGAGTGCTAACAATAccagtaaatgttatttttttctttgtttttgtattttttattatcgttattttttaaatattttattatttattcatgagagacatagagagacgcagagacacaggcagagggagaagcaggctccctgcagggaacccgatgtgggactcaatcccaggaccccgggatcatgccctgagccaaaggcaaatggtcaaccactgagccacccaggtgaccctcttcttttaatttttaaagaagattatttatttagagcggtggggaggggcagagggagagggaggagagagaatcctcaagccaactccccacaGAGTGTGGAGCCAACATTGatgcttgttcccaggaccctgagatcacagcctgagctgaaatcaaaagtcgaatgcccaactgacagagccacccaggtgcccccccttttttttttttaagcaacggagcatcattttaaccatttttaaatgtatgattcaGTGCCATCAGGTAAGTACATTCACTGTGCTGTGCACTGAATGTGTTTTTATGATCATTCCCCTGATAGAAACACTGAGCTGGACCCTCATAACACCACATGTACAGAATAGAGTTGCTGACCATGGGCAGGCCTGGCACCCTGGGCTTAAGGAAGGTGGAATTCCCCCAGCGTCCCCAGGTCAAAGTGGGTCCACCCCGTCCTCCACCCCCAGCAGTGACCGCTACACAGCAATGACAGCAGGAGAGGTGCCTAACAAGGTCATCTTTCACAGGCGGCCCGAAAGGGGTGAGTTTTAGGGTTTGGAGGAATATTAAGAAGTGGAgtcaccattctttttttttttttttttttttaattttttttttttttttatttatgataggcacacagtgagagagagagagaggcagagacacaggcagagggagaagcaggctccatgcaccgggagcccgatgtgggattcgatcccgggtctccaggatcgcgccccgggccaaaggcaggcgccaaaccgctgcgccacccagggatccctggagtcaCCATTCTGTGCGTGCTAAGCAAGCGTGAGGTTGCCCACGAGCACGTAGGAGACATGTCTGTACACACGCACATTATGCTAATGACGCTTATGCCCACCTTTTTTGCGTTtagggactcttttttttttaagattttatttattcatgagagacacagagagagagagagagaggcagagacaccggcagagggagaagcaggctccatgcaggaagcccaatgcgggactcgatcctgagaccccaggatcatatcctaagccaaaggcagatgctcaactgctgagccacccaggcatccctgcgtTTAGGGACTCTCAAAGCAGAGGGGGACTTCTACATCCATGTGGTGCTTTTAGGGACCACAGCCCACTGctgattttttaagtttttattttaattccacttagttaatatacagtgtaatgttagtttcaggtgtaggataTAGTAATTTAGCATTTCCAGATGTCACCCGTGCTCCTCAGGACAAGCACCATCTTCCTCCCCgtcccctggcccctcccccacccctgccctggtcACCAGCAGTGTGTTCTCTCTAGTGAAGAGTCTTTTCCTTGGTTTGCTTCCCTCCCTTTGATCCCTatgctcgtttgttttgtttcttaaattccacatatgacggAGATCATACACTATTcgtctttttctga from Canis lupus dingo isolate Sandy chromosome 1, ASM325472v2, whole genome shotgun sequence encodes the following:
- the TMEM86B gene encoding lysoplasmalogenase isoform X1, with product MDAWEEGLPGKPCFLVQQPRLCWWLSPFFLTCAVYFLLWIPEDQVSWVSALVKCLPVLCLAASLQAVRGGRGYHTRLQGALLSSAVGDACLIWPEAFLYGVAAFTMAHLLYLWAFGLTPLRPGLLLPVALVSVLYYGLLLLHLPASMVPALAAYSLVLASMLWRGLARGGTVCWGALLFTLSDSVLAWDTFVQPLPHARQVVMTTYYAAQLLITLSAFQSRRLKTT
- the TMEM86B gene encoding lysoplasmalogenase isoform X2, which encodes MDAWEEGLPGKPCFLVQPRLCWWLSPFFLTCAVYFLLWIPEDQVSWVSALVKCLPVLCLAASLQAVRGGRGYHTRLQGALLSSAVGDACLIWPEAFLYGVAAFTMAHLLYLWAFGLTPLRPGLLLPVALVSVLYYGLLLLHLPASMVPALAAYSLVLASMLWRGLARGGTVCWGALLFTLSDSVLAWDTFVQPLPHARQVVMTTYYAAQLLITLSAFQSRRLKTT